The Niallia alba genome includes a window with the following:
- the hxlB gene encoding 6-phospho-3-hexuloisomerase, with protein MSKLTTIQREIQAVLAQVDEHLLVDTAALIREKQRIFVVGEGRSGLMAKSFAMRLMHLGATVYVVGETITPSISHEDILVAISGSGKTKSVIWTAETANKLGCSVLALTTDLNSPLVQAATHTICIPASTKYRKATEMKSIQPLGSLFDQCAHLVFDTICLNFAELNEIGFEEAFKRHSNME; from the coding sequence ATGAGTAAGCTTACTACTATTCAACGAGAAATCCAAGCTGTGTTAGCTCAGGTTGATGAACACCTATTAGTCGATACAGCAGCACTAATTAGAGAAAAACAAAGAATTTTTGTGGTTGGAGAAGGAAGATCCGGCCTAATGGCCAAATCCTTTGCAATGAGATTGATGCATTTGGGAGCAACTGTTTATGTAGTTGGAGAGACCATTACACCTTCCATTTCTCATGAGGATATCTTAGTCGCTATCTCTGGTTCTGGTAAGACAAAATCTGTTATATGGACAGCTGAAACAGCCAATAAACTAGGTTGCAGTGTTTTAGCTCTAACTACCGACCTTAACTCTCCACTTGTGCAAGCAGCAACTCATACAATCTGTATTCCCGCAAGCACAAAATATCGTAAGGCAACTGAGATGAAATCTATACAACCCTTGGGCTCCTTATTTGATCAATGCGCTCATCTTGTATTTGATACCATTTGTCTTAACTTTGCAGAATTAAATGAGATTGGATTCGAGGAAGCCTTTAAGCGGCATAGCAATATGGAATGA
- a CDS encoding PTS transporter subunit IIC, which produces MKNKEYFMEQMYKASAGMSNAVLVTLGMGLLLESIGKAFGWDVLIQIGGVAKVLLAPAFGAGIAYQLGGNTLVIFSAMVCSTIGGNALHATDAGMVLVSGQPISAVLAAIVATYVGKWVNGKTILDMVAIPAAAIFVGGIAGVGLAAVTTPMLEWISAQITSSVQGYPLVAPMVISLVWSILLMTPASSAALAIALQMDPVSSAAALIGCTVQFVGFTAMSLRQNDLGGFLAQSIITPKVQFPNLVKNPLLIIPPFVAAIICAPIATLGFGFTATYELAGLGLNSLIAPISVLATQGLHGFLIYVAVGMVLPIVITLPLYYVILRVGWAKTGDLAMRVQ; this is translated from the coding sequence ATGAAGAATAAAGAATATTTCATGGAACAAATGTATAAAGCTTCAGCAGGAATGTCTAATGCCGTACTTGTAACATTGGGAATGGGATTGCTATTAGAATCGATCGGAAAAGCATTTGGCTGGGATGTATTAATCCAGATTGGTGGAGTAGCAAAGGTGTTGCTTGCACCTGCATTTGGAGCAGGGATTGCCTACCAGTTAGGTGGGAACACATTAGTGATTTTTAGTGCAATGGTCTGTAGTACGATTGGGGGAAATGCTTTACATGCAACAGATGCAGGGATGGTATTAGTTTCTGGACAGCCAATTAGTGCTGTGCTAGCTGCAATCGTCGCAACATATGTTGGTAAATGGGTTAATGGAAAAACTATTTTAGACATGGTAGCAATTCCAGCGGCAGCCATTTTTGTTGGAGGAATCGCAGGAGTAGGATTAGCAGCAGTAACAACGCCAATGCTGGAATGGATTAGCGCACAAATTACATCTTCTGTTCAAGGCTATCCACTAGTGGCACCAATGGTTATTTCACTAGTATGGAGCATTCTTTTAATGACTCCGGCATCATCAGCTGCTTTAGCAATTGCATTACAAATGGATCCTGTTTCAAGTGCAGCGGCGTTAATCGGTTGTACCGTACAATTTGTCGGATTTACAGCAATGTCTCTTCGTCAAAATGATCTAGGAGGATTTCTTGCACAATCAATTATTACACCAAAAGTGCAGTTCCCGAATTTAGTGAAAAATCCATTATTAATCATTCCGCCTTTTGTGGCAGCAATCATTTGTGCACCAATTGCTACACTAGGATTTGGATTTACTGCAACTTACGAATTAGCGGGATTAGGATTAAATTCCTTAATTGCACCGATTAGCGTTCTAGCAACACAAGGACTGCACGGATTTTTAATCTATGTTGCTGTAGGCATGGTACTTCCAATTGTGATTACGTTACCTCTTTATTATGTTATTCTTCGTGTAGGTTGGGCTAAAACGGGAGATTTGGCTATGAGGGTACAATAA
- a CDS encoding sugar kinase yields the protein MQSIDVITFGEAMAMFIADSCGPLHEIQHFTMELAGAETNVAIGLAKLGFDASFVSKVGADAFGKFIIERLQKNHVHVDQIITDNHFPTGFQLKSRVTQGDPEVQYFRKGSAASHLSIADFDEQYFQKAKHLHMTGIPLALSSDTRDFAQHALSYFRRHAKKVSFDPNLRPKLWNSEKAMVDTINSFAKQANYVLPGLEEGITLTGYKTPSDIASYYLDAGVELVIIKLGKQGAYFKSPNEEGTINGYHVEKVIDTVGAGDGFAVGVLSGLLEGHSIEKSVQRGNAIGALAVQSLGDNTGYPEKHELLHYINNQSQRSVNI from the coding sequence ATGCAATCAATTGATGTTATTACGTTCGGTGAGGCAATGGCCATGTTTATAGCCGATTCTTGTGGTCCATTACATGAGATACAGCATTTTACAATGGAATTGGCGGGGGCAGAAACAAATGTAGCAATTGGTTTAGCTAAATTAGGGTTCGATGCAAGCTTTGTAAGTAAGGTAGGTGCTGATGCCTTTGGGAAATTTATTATCGAAAGACTTCAAAAAAATCATGTTCATGTCGACCAGATCATAACAGATAACCATTTCCCAACAGGATTTCAATTAAAATCTCGTGTAACGCAAGGAGACCCAGAAGTTCAATATTTTCGAAAGGGTTCTGCCGCTAGTCATTTAAGTATTGCAGATTTTGATGAGCAATACTTTCAAAAAGCTAAGCATTTGCATATGACAGGCATCCCATTAGCCCTATCCTCCGACACTAGAGATTTTGCACAACATGCTTTATCCTATTTTAGACGCCATGCTAAAAAAGTCTCTTTTGACCCAAATCTAAGACCGAAGCTCTGGAATTCAGAAAAGGCAATGGTTGATACTATTAACTCCTTCGCTAAACAAGCTAACTACGTTTTACCTGGATTAGAGGAAGGCATAACACTAACCGGTTATAAAACACCTAGTGATATTGCCTCCTACTATTTAGATGCTGGTGTGGAATTAGTAATCATCAAACTTGGCAAACAAGGTGCCTATTTTAAATCACCTAACGAAGAGGGAACAATAAATGGCTACCATGTCGAAAAGGTGATCGATACAGTTGGAGCAGGTGACGGATTTGCAGTAGGTGTTCTTAGTGGTTTATTAGAAGGCCATTCTATCGAGAAGTCTGTACAACGAGGAAATGCTATTGGAGCGTTAGCTGTTCAATCTCTTGGTGACAATACCGGATATCCAGAAAAGCATGAACTGCTTCATTATATAAACAATCAATCTCAAAGGAGTGTAAACATATGA
- a CDS encoding MFS transporter, which yields MYATLVKSAKKLIFWSLILWGLLATATGLISNVKILFVIRFSLGVVESAVMPAMLVFLSHWFTKAERSRANTFLILGNPATVLWMSIVSGYILESLGWRWMFILEGLPAVIWAFLWWKLVNDHPKDAKWLNKEEKTALNKALLEEQKELKPVKDYKEAFKSKTVILLSLQYALWSIGVYGFVMWLPTIINSAPNASIVTTGWLASIPYLLACILMLTVSYFSDKYQNRKLFVYPFLLIGAICFYGSYLIGTSNFWLSFILLSIAGGAMYAPYGPFFAIIPEILPRNVSGGAMALINSMGALGSFAGAYIVGYLNDLTDGFGASYNFMAISLLLSAILTIIATKNEKPMIKNKSKLTHRPLHD from the coding sequence ATTTATGCAACACTAGTGAAAAGTGCTAAAAAATTAATTTTTTGGTCCTTAATTCTTTGGGGCTTATTAGCAACAGCAACAGGACTTATTTCAAACGTAAAAATTTTATTCGTTATACGTTTTAGCCTCGGTGTAGTAGAAAGCGCTGTTATGCCGGCCATGCTAGTATTTTTAAGTCATTGGTTCACAAAAGCAGAACGTTCGCGCGCGAATACATTCTTAATACTCGGAAATCCAGCAACGGTTTTATGGATGAGTATCGTTTCAGGCTATATTTTGGAATCGCTCGGTTGGAGATGGATGTTTATTTTAGAAGGTTTACCTGCCGTTATCTGGGCATTTTTATGGTGGAAACTAGTGAATGATCATCCAAAAGATGCAAAATGGCTGAACAAAGAGGAAAAAACAGCACTTAACAAAGCATTATTAGAAGAACAAAAGGAACTTAAGCCTGTTAAAGATTATAAAGAAGCTTTTAAATCTAAGACTGTTATCCTGCTTAGTCTTCAATATGCCCTTTGGAGCATAGGTGTCTATGGCTTTGTGATGTGGCTGCCAACGATTATTAACTCAGCGCCAAATGCAAGCATTGTAACAACTGGCTGGCTGGCATCTATTCCTTATCTATTAGCCTGTATTCTTATGTTAACGGTTTCTTACTTCTCTGATAAATATCAAAATCGTAAACTATTCGTCTATCCGTTTCTTTTAATTGGAGCAATCTGCTTCTATGGTTCTTATTTAATTGGAACAAGTAATTTCTGGTTATCCTTTATTCTCCTTTCTATCGCAGGGGGAGCAATGTATGCACCATATGGTCCGTTCTTTGCTATTATTCCTGAAATACTTCCTAGAAATGTCTCTGGTGGTGCAATGGCATTGATAAACAGTATGGGAGCATTAGGTTCTTTTGCCGGAGCTTACATTGTTGGTTATTTAAATGATTTAACAGATGGTTTTGGAGCTTCCTATAATTTCATGGCAATCTCCTTATTATTGTCGGCTATTTTAACTATCATTGCGACGAAAAATGAAAAGCCTATGATTAAAAATAAATCTAAATTAACACATCGACCACTACACGACTAA
- a CDS encoding IS4 family transposase encodes MDKITRKTSFGQWFSPINLQLFEENVKTMKLDYYTKKLTTESFLKLLLFAQLQEIESLHALGDCLFDDQLQKGIDLDSISISQLSRRLNGINPDLFQRLFLDLVSQIHAKTHYTKLVMPLKIIDSSTLPLNLTNHKWAKFRKTKAGVKLHLRLVFMEKGISYPEKAVMTTAKEHDRGQLEIMVDDKECMYVFDRGYLDYERFDRMTDDGYFFLSRLRKNAVIRNVYDFKLPKDTAVLSDQMVLIGTTQNRAENYFRLLKVMDSKGNELHLITNRFDLSAEEISEMYKSRWAIELFFKWIKQHLSIKKFYGQSEWAIQNQVFIALIVFCLHVLVQIETRSKRKTLQISRYLRAALWKPANVWLRKIEGKAIP; translated from the coding sequence ATGGACAAGATTACACGAAAAACTTCATTTGGACAATGGTTTTCACCTATAAATCTTCAATTATTTGAAGAAAACGTGAAAACGATGAAATTAGATTACTATACGAAAAAATTAACGACAGAGTCATTTCTAAAATTACTACTTTTTGCGCAGCTACAAGAAATTGAAAGTCTGCATGCGCTGGGTGATTGTCTTTTCGATGACCAGCTTCAAAAAGGGATAGACCTTGATTCTATTAGTATTTCTCAGTTGTCACGGCGGTTAAACGGCATAAACCCTGATCTATTTCAAAGGCTTTTCCTTGATTTAGTGTCACAAATTCATGCCAAAACGCATTACACGAAACTCGTGATGCCGTTAAAAATCATTGATTCAAGCACATTGCCACTTAATTTGACCAATCATAAATGGGCTAAATTCCGCAAAACAAAAGCAGGTGTAAAGTTACATTTGCGCCTTGTGTTTATGGAAAAGGGTATATCCTATCCTGAAAAGGCCGTTATGACAACGGCAAAAGAACATGACCGTGGTCAGCTTGAAATCATGGTGGATGACAAGGAATGCATGTATGTGTTTGACCGTGGTTATCTAGACTACGAGCGCTTTGATCGCATGACTGATGATGGCTACTTCTTTCTTTCACGGCTACGCAAAAATGCAGTCATACGGAACGTTTACGATTTTAAGCTACCCAAGGATACAGCTGTTTTATCAGACCAAATGGTGTTGATAGGTACGACTCAAAACCGTGCTGAAAATTACTTTCGGCTTCTAAAAGTGATGGACTCAAAAGGAAATGAACTTCATTTAATTACAAATCGTTTTGATTTAAGCGCCGAAGAAATTTCAGAAATGTATAAATCACGGTGGGCAATTGAGCTGTTTTTTAAATGGATCAAACAACATCTCAGCATCAAAAAGTTCTACGGTCAAAGCGAATGGGCGATTCAAAATCAAGTATTTATCGCACTAATTGTTTTTTGCCTACATGTTCTCGTGCAAATCGAGACCAGAAGCAAGCGAAAAACCTTACAGATTAGCCGTTATCTAAGGGCTGCATTGTGGAAACCAGCGAATGTTTGGCTTCGAAAGATTGAAGGAAAAGCCATCCCTTAA
- the hxlA gene encoding 3-hexulose-6-phosphate synthase, whose translation MNIQLALDRLTIPEAIRLTRLVESDIDWIEVGTSLIKEFGMDSVREMKNAFPHKTILADTKTTDNAKYEAEISFTAGADIITVMGTAPLITIETCMEMARSYKKRVMIDFLNTSREQQESLLAIEGAIFCLHISKDEQELMGERAWKNNQTAAGYLTAKHTIAAAGGITLDSLPQLLASGIDIAIIGSAITKADNPSNVAKQFRKLAKGGAFINE comes from the coding sequence ATGAACATTCAATTAGCTTTAGATCGATTAACTATTCCTGAAGCAATACGATTAACACGTTTAGTAGAGTCTGATATTGATTGGATTGAAGTTGGAACCTCTCTCATCAAAGAGTTTGGAATGGATAGTGTTCGAGAAATGAAAAATGCATTTCCTCATAAAACAATCCTTGCTGACACGAAAACAACCGATAATGCGAAATATGAAGCAGAGATTAGTTTCACTGCTGGTGCAGATATTATTACCGTCATGGGAACGGCTCCATTAATAACCATTGAAACTTGTATGGAAATGGCTAGAAGTTATAAAAAAAGAGTAATGATTGATTTCTTAAACACTTCTAGGGAGCAGCAGGAATCTCTTCTTGCGATAGAGGGGGCTATTTTTTGCCTGCATATAAGCAAGGATGAACAAGAATTGATGGGAGAAAGGGCATGGAAAAACAATCAAACTGCAGCGGGCTATTTAACAGCGAAGCACACAATTGCCGCAGCAGGAGGAATAACACTAGATTCTTTACCACAGCTTCTAGCTAGCGGGATCGATATAGCCATTATTGGCTCGGCCATCACGAAAGCTGATAATCCATCGAATGTAGCAAAACAGTTTAGAAAACTAGCAAAAGGAGGCGCTTTTATCAATGAGTAA
- a CDS encoding MFS transporter, whose protein sequence is MAMKKEISQRKILGIAGLGWMFDAMDVGMLSFIITALQVDWGLTGKEMGWIGSMNSIGMAVGALVFGVMADRIGRKHVFMITLLLFSIGSGLSAFTTSLTIFLILRFFIGMGLGGELPVASTLVSESVPKEKRGRVVVLLESFWAFGWLLAAVISYFVIPKYGWQAALLISVLPAFYAIYLRLHLPDSPKFLKVEKEKKLTIKESMQAVWSKENRKQTATLWILWFCVVFSYYGMFLWLPSVMVSQGFSMIKSFEYVLIMTLAQLPGYAVAAYLIEKAGRKFVLVLFLAGTAGSAFMFGVADSTAMLLTAGILLSFFNLGAWGALYAYTPEQYSTKVRGTGAGMAAAVGRVGGILGPLLVPYLTAQNVSIPTIFTIFCIAVLIGAAVVLFFGKETKNIEII, encoded by the coding sequence ATAGCAATGAAAAAAGAAATATCACAAAGAAAGATTCTTGGCATCGCAGGACTAGGATGGATGTTCGATGCGATGGATGTTGGAATGCTTTCATTTATTATTACTGCTCTCCAAGTTGATTGGGGATTAACTGGAAAAGAAATGGGCTGGATTGGCAGCATGAATTCGATAGGAATGGCTGTTGGAGCGCTTGTCTTTGGAGTAATGGCAGATAGAATCGGAAGAAAACATGTGTTTATGATTACGTTATTATTATTTTCTATTGGTAGTGGTCTGTCTGCTTTTACCACTTCGTTAACTATCTTTTTAATCCTGCGTTTCTTTATTGGAATGGGACTTGGTGGAGAATTGCCAGTAGCATCCACACTTGTTTCTGAAAGTGTGCCAAAGGAAAAACGTGGGAGAGTAGTTGTATTACTTGAAAGTTTTTGGGCTTTTGGGTGGTTATTAGCAGCTGTTATTTCCTATTTTGTGATTCCAAAGTATGGCTGGCAAGCAGCGCTTTTAATAAGTGTACTCCCAGCTTTTTATGCGATTTATTTGCGGTTGCATTTACCTGATTCGCCGAAATTTTTAAAAGTGGAAAAAGAGAAGAAGTTAACAATAAAGGAAAGTATGCAAGCGGTATGGTCAAAAGAAAACCGGAAGCAAACAGCGACATTGTGGATTCTATGGTTCTGTGTCGTATTTTCCTACTATGGAATGTTTTTATGGCTTCCAAGTGTAATGGTTTCGCAAGGTTTTAGTATGATTAAGAGCTTTGAATATGTATTAATCATGACATTAGCACAATTACCAGGTTATGCAGTGGCAGCCTATCTAATTGAAAAAGCCGGAAGAAAGTTTGTACTCGTTTTATTTTTAGCTGGGACAGCCGGAAGTGCATTTATGTTTGGGGTAGCGGATAGTACAGCAATGTTGCTTACAGCAGGAATCCTTTTATCCTTCTTTAATTTAGGCGCATGGGGTGCTCTTTATGCTTATACACCAGAACAGTATTCTACAAAGGTTCGTGGAACAGGTGCTGGGATGGCAGCAGCAGTTGGAAGAGTTGGAGGAATCTTAGGACCGTTATTAGTTCCATACTTAACAGCTCAAAATGTATCAATACCTACTATCTTCACTATTTTTTGTATTGCTGTATTAATTGGTGCTGCAGTAGTTCTCTTTTTTGGAAAAGAAACGAAGAATATAGAAATCATATAA
- a CDS encoding LacI family DNA-binding transcriptional regulator: MAKVTMADVAKYAGVSKSTVSQYINKRYEYMGEDTRKKIKGAIEELGYHPNYIARSLKQKKTSMIGIIVADIVHRFSTEICRSIEDYCFEHDYQAIICNADNNPTKEKTYIETLRAKQVDGLIIFPTGQNIDVYAKMIEEDYPVVFMDREIPEIDAPFILSTNVESSFQAVKLFLENGHTNIAILTQPLTISTRKERIEGYKKALQTFSIDICNDYIISSEIANVKTELSQLFQKENPPTAILAGNDLVFLETLAFLQENQLRVPEDVSLIVFDNFPFAHLSNPPMTMIAQPAFEMGRKATEILLKQINKDHYEAEKIIYPCELIVRQSSIKKL; encoded by the coding sequence ATGGCGAAAGTAACCATGGCAGATGTGGCAAAATATGCTGGTGTTTCCAAAAGCACCGTTTCCCAATATATCAATAAACGATATGAGTACATGGGTGAAGACACAAGGAAAAAAATTAAGGGTGCAATAGAAGAACTAGGCTACCATCCAAATTATATTGCTCGCAGCCTTAAACAAAAGAAAACATCCATGATTGGAATTATTGTTGCAGATATTGTACACCGTTTTTCTACGGAAATTTGCCGTTCCATTGAAGATTATTGCTTTGAGCATGACTATCAAGCGATCATCTGTAATGCTGATAATAATCCTACGAAGGAAAAAACATATATAGAAACGTTACGTGCGAAGCAGGTAGATGGGCTTATTATTTTTCCAACAGGGCAAAACATTGATGTTTACGCAAAAATGATCGAGGAAGACTATCCAGTTGTATTTATGGATAGAGAGATTCCTGAAATAGACGCTCCTTTTATCCTTTCAACGAATGTCGAATCTAGCTTTCAAGCTGTCAAATTGTTTTTGGAAAATGGACACACAAATATTGCTATTTTAACACAGCCATTAACCATTTCAACAAGAAAGGAAAGAATTGAAGGATATAAGAAAGCGTTGCAAACATTCTCGATAGACATATGTAATGACTATATCATTAGTTCTGAAATAGCAAATGTGAAGACAGAATTAAGCCAACTTTTTCAGAAAGAGAATCCACCGACGGCTATTTTAGCAGGAAATGATTTAGTGTTTTTAGAGACATTAGCCTTTTTACAGGAAAATCAACTTCGCGTTCCTGAAGATGTTTCTCTGATTGTTTTTGATAATTTTCCTTTTGCTCACCTTTCCAATCCCCCAATGACTATGATTGCACAGCCTGCTTTTGAAATGGGAAGAAAGGCTACGGAGATACTTTTAAAGCAAATTAATAAGGATCATTATGAAGCAGAAAAAATTATTTATCCATGTGAATTGATTGTTAGACAATCCTCGATAAAGAAGCTTTAA
- a CDS encoding MATE family efflux transporter: MSVSSTKIQNQSLFNISWPLFIELALHMGMGVTATLMLSHYSDGAAAGVGVANQLLGIFILVFNVTSIAAMILIGQKLGANELHKARRFARSAVGLNFWFGMIIAALVVVFGEHLLQLFDIRGEVLEYGLIFVRICGASLFLESLSLALSAVLRSHGFTKESMIVSVLMNVISVLGYAISILGIFGLPITGVVGVSWTIVIARSFAVLVLLYLVYKRIALTFKVKDFIKVNKQDIRDMLYIGIPSAGENLSYQFSQLMITAIVASLGDASLAARVYISNISMICYLFTLAIAEGTQLLVARYIGGKQFDRALKRGIKTLRLAMIVSLIAALVMAFIGQPILELFTNNYEIIAIGLPILWAVVFTEPGRAMNIVLMSSLKSSGDVRFPVIIGIISMWGIAVTLSYALGITLGLGLLGIWLAQGLDEWFRGIFAFRRWKSKPWERVKVNRSMKSHA, encoded by the coding sequence TTGAGCGTTTCATCAACTAAAATACAAAATCAGTCTCTTTTTAATATATCTTGGCCATTGTTTATTGAACTTGCTTTACACATGGGAATGGGAGTAACAGCTACTTTAATGCTTAGCCATTATTCAGATGGCGCTGCTGCAGGGGTCGGGGTTGCCAATCAGCTTCTTGGAATTTTTATCCTTGTCTTTAATGTTACCTCTATCGCTGCTATGATATTGATTGGACAAAAACTAGGAGCTAATGAGCTTCATAAAGCTAGAAGGTTTGCCCGTTCGGCAGTTGGTCTAAACTTCTGGTTTGGAATGATAATAGCAGCCCTCGTTGTTGTCTTCGGTGAACATTTATTACAACTATTTGATATCCGCGGTGAAGTATTAGAATACGGATTAATATTTGTTCGTATATGTGGTGCGTCCCTCTTCTTAGAATCTCTCTCACTTGCACTTAGCGCTGTATTAAGAAGCCACGGTTTTACAAAAGAATCCATGATTGTTAGTGTTTTGATGAATGTAATCAGCGTATTGGGTTATGCCATTAGTATTCTCGGAATTTTTGGCTTACCTATTACAGGTGTTGTCGGCGTTTCTTGGACGATTGTTATTGCCAGATCATTTGCCGTGCTCGTTTTGCTTTATCTAGTTTACAAGCGAATCGCTTTAACTTTTAAAGTAAAAGATTTTATCAAAGTGAATAAACAGGATATACGGGATATGTTATATATCGGTATTCCTTCTGCTGGGGAGAATTTGTCGTATCAATTTTCTCAATTGATGATTACTGCCATCGTTGCTTCTCTTGGAGATGCTTCCTTAGCAGCAAGGGTTTATATTAGTAATATTTCGATGATCTGTTACTTATTTACTTTAGCAATTGCTGAAGGGACCCAACTCCTTGTTGCCCGCTATATTGGTGGAAAGCAGTTTGATCGTGCGCTAAAACGTGGCATTAAAACACTTAGACTTGCCATGATAGTCTCCTTAATTGCCGCACTGGTGATGGCATTTATCGGTCAGCCAATTTTAGAGCTATTCACGAACAACTACGAAATTATCGCTATTGGATTACCTATTTTGTGGGCAGTTGTCTTTACAGAACCAGGAAGAGCAATGAACATTGTCTTAATGAGTTCCTTAAAGTCTTCTGGAGATGTCCGTTTCCCTGTAATAATCGGTATTATTTCTATGTGGGGAATCGCAGTTACATTGAGCTATGCACTAGGGATTACATTAGGATTAGGTCTACTCGGTATTTGGCTTGCTCAAGGACTAGACGAATGGTTTAGAGGCATATTTGCCTTTAGACGTTGGAAATCAAAGCCTTGGGAGCGAGTGAAAGTTAATCGTTCCATGAAGAGTCATGCATAA
- a CDS encoding sugar phosphate isomerase/epimerase family protein, translating to MSAIYIPLNSFFDKKISMKDLLQAISIVGKSKATGIEIRRELIKEEDLLPVLQNIQPILHKADLYTVYSAPIPVWNNLGTVNEQALHTVLEESNFLSAQWVKLPLGHYDKKKSDLQALGKILKKYPNVSLLVENDQTVEGGKIQPLASFFENASILGLKIRMTFDIGNWAFQQEDAYEAFQIFHPYIFYFHLKHVVKQDNLFFTVPLPPEQTADWRRIDQGISASIPRALEFSLEKSMEEINKYIDIVQSNQGRENSHAIN from the coding sequence ATGTCTGCTATATATATCCCTTTAAATTCCTTTTTTGATAAAAAAATATCCATGAAAGATTTGCTTCAAGCTATTTCGATCGTTGGAAAATCAAAGGCAACAGGAATAGAAATTAGAAGGGAATTAATAAAGGAAGAAGATTTGCTACCTGTCCTGCAAAATATCCAACCTATTCTTCACAAAGCTGACTTATATACCGTTTACTCCGCCCCCATTCCCGTATGGAATAACTTAGGCACTGTAAACGAACAGGCACTTCATACTGTTTTGGAAGAAAGCAACTTTCTCTCTGCCCAATGGGTGAAGCTTCCACTTGGGCATTATGATAAGAAGAAATCAGATCTACAAGCATTAGGGAAAATTCTAAAGAAATACCCTAACGTCTCTTTATTAGTAGAAAACGACCAAACAGTGGAAGGTGGAAAAATACAGCCACTAGCATCTTTTTTTGAAAACGCTTCTATCCTAGGGTTAAAAATACGGATGACGTTTGATATTGGTAATTGGGCTTTCCAACAAGAAGATGCTTATGAAGCTTTTCAAATTTTCCATCCTTATATTTTCTATTTCCATTTAAAGCATGTAGTTAAGCAGGATAATCTTTTTTTTACTGTGCCCTTACCACCTGAACAAACTGCTGATTGGCGAAGGATAGATCAAGGTATCTCAGCATCCATTCCAAGAGCACTGGAGTTTTCCCTCGAGAAATCGATGGAGGAAATTAATAAATATATAGATATTGTTCAATCCAATCAAGGGAGGGAAAATTCGCATGCAATCAATTGA